Proteins encoded in a region of the Pseudomonas viciae genome:
- a CDS encoding substrate-binding domain-containing protein: MRLRVVFFIGLWLPLAVWASGLPVPEHGPALRLQGSNTIGAALGPALVKGLMVEQGLLKVSAEITGRDNEQRIIGQTADGRRVEIDIAAHGSSTGFAALKQDSADLAASSRPIKDSELKELSSLGDLKSPTAEQVIAIDGLAIILHPQNPLRQLDTVQLARIFSGEAKTWEAVGSVGGPIHLYARDEQSGTYDTFKELVLSRQGKRLDPSARRFESSEQLSDAVSQDPQGIGFIGLPYVRQAKALAIVDGASQPMLPLNNLIATEDYPLSRRLFFYLPPQQTNPWAEALVEFTQSDQGQAIVAANGFIAQTVQAMAVTPNALMPEGYQALSRHAQRLSVNFRFEEGSANLDNKAHQDLGRVLDYIKQHGKLDRRVTLVGFGDAKDDPARADLLSKLRAMAVRRELVKYGVALREVRGFGALMPVAANSEDEGRVRNRRVEVWVY, encoded by the coding sequence ATGCGGCTGCGCGTTGTTTTTTTCATCGGCCTCTGGCTGCCGCTCGCAGTCTGGGCCAGCGGCTTGCCGGTTCCCGAACACGGCCCTGCCCTGCGCCTTCAGGGCTCCAATACCATCGGCGCGGCACTGGGACCGGCCTTGGTCAAGGGCTTGATGGTCGAGCAAGGGTTGCTCAAGGTCAGCGCCGAAATCACCGGTCGGGACAACGAACAGCGGATTATCGGCCAGACCGCTGACGGCCGGCGGGTGGAAATCGACATTGCTGCCCACGGTTCCAGCACCGGGTTCGCCGCCCTCAAGCAAGACAGCGCCGACCTGGCCGCCTCTTCCCGGCCGATCAAGGACAGCGAGCTGAAGGAATTATCTTCCCTCGGTGATCTGAAAAGTCCCACCGCCGAGCAGGTCATCGCCATCGATGGCCTGGCGATTATTCTTCATCCACAGAACCCGTTGCGTCAGCTCGATACCGTACAACTGGCGCGAATATTCAGCGGCGAGGCGAAAACCTGGGAAGCGGTCGGCAGCGTCGGCGGCCCCATTCATCTCTACGCCCGGGACGAACAGTCCGGCACCTACGATACCTTCAAGGAACTGGTCCTTAGCCGACAGGGCAAACGGCTGGATCCTTCAGCGCGGCGCTTCGAATCCAGCGAACAGTTGTCCGACGCCGTCAGTCAGGACCCGCAAGGCATTGGCTTCATCGGTTTGCCTTACGTGCGCCAGGCCAAGGCCCTGGCGATTGTCGACGGCGCTTCCCAGCCCATGTTGCCGTTGAACAATCTGATCGCCACCGAGGATTATCCCTTGTCCCGCAGGCTGTTCTTTTACCTGCCCCCTCAACAAACCAACCCGTGGGCCGAGGCGCTGGTTGAATTCACCCAAAGCGACCAGGGACAGGCCATCGTCGCGGCCAATGGGTTCATCGCCCAAACCGTCCAGGCCATGGCCGTCACGCCGAATGCGCTGATGCCGGAGGGGTATCAGGCCCTGAGCCGCCATGCCCAACGCCTGAGCGTGAATTTTCGCTTCGAAGAAGGCAGCGCCAACCTCGACAACAAGGCCCATCAGGACCTGGGCCGGGTACTCGACTATATAAAGCAACATGGCAAGCTCGACCGGCGCGTGACCCTGGTGGGGTTTGGCGACGCCAAGGACGACCCGGCGCGCGCGGATCTGTTGTCCAAATTGCGGGCCATGGCGGTGCGCCGTGAGCTGGTCAAATACGGCGTGGCGCTGCGGGAGGTACGGGGGTTTGGGGCATTGATGCCGGTGGCGGCCAACAGTGAGGATGAAGGCAGGGTCAGGAATCGGCGGGTGGAGGTTTGGGTTTACTAA
- a CDS encoding M20/M25/M40 family metallo-hydrolase, with amino-acid sequence MTITALRSRLAVSLGLSLALGAFAPVAFAQPHPQVLSDAEQYKGEALKLLERLVNIDSGSGYVPGLTQVGDIAIEELQKLGATIEKVPNSDGTQHILATLKGTGKAKILLMAHMDTVFKEGSAAERPFHIKDGRAYGPGVMDDKGGIVAGIYALKVLKNLDFKNYAQITFLLDASEETGSDVATDLIKKTAKAHDVTLNLEPGRPADGLVVWRKGSATALVEVKGKASHAGVAPELGRNAAMEAAHQILQLGKLGDAEKKTTINFTVLKAGDRTNVIPDQASAKADVRAAVPEEFDRIEKDLARVSQDKLIADTEVTTSLKRGLPPMPQTAESDRLMAMAQGIYGELGRKLTEEGSGGAADASLSAGVGTPTLDGFGIVGGNIHTPEEYAEVESVVPRIYLLSRMIMELAGR; translated from the coding sequence ATGACGATTACTGCTCTTCGCTCCCGTCTGGCCGTCAGTCTCGGCCTGAGCCTGGCCCTCGGCGCCTTCGCCCCGGTTGCTTTCGCGCAGCCCCACCCACAAGTTCTGAGCGACGCCGAACAGTACAAAGGCGAGGCCCTGAAACTGCTGGAACGGCTGGTGAACATCGACTCCGGCTCCGGGTATGTGCCGGGGTTGACCCAGGTCGGTGACATTGCCATCGAAGAATTACAGAAGTTGGGCGCCACCATTGAAAAGGTGCCCAACTCGGACGGCACCCAGCACATCCTGGCGACCCTCAAAGGCACCGGTAAGGCGAAGATCCTGCTGATGGCACACATGGACACGGTGTTCAAGGAAGGCTCGGCCGCCGAGCGCCCCTTCCATATCAAGGACGGCCGGGCTTATGGCCCGGGAGTGATGGACGATAAGGGTGGCATCGTCGCTGGGATCTATGCGTTGAAGGTGCTCAAGAACCTGGACTTCAAGAATTACGCGCAGATTACTTTCCTGCTCGACGCCAGCGAAGAAACCGGCTCGGATGTCGCCACCGACCTGATCAAGAAAACCGCCAAGGCCCATGATGTGACCCTCAACCTTGAACCGGGTCGCCCGGCGGACGGCCTGGTGGTCTGGCGCAAGGGCAGTGCCACGGCGCTGGTGGAGGTCAAGGGCAAGGCGTCCCACGCCGGGGTCGCGCCGGAACTGGGGCGCAATGCGGCGATGGAAGCGGCGCACCAGATCCTGCAACTGGGCAAGCTGGGCGATGCGGAAAAGAAAACCACCATCAACTTCACCGTGCTCAAGGCCGGTGACCGGACCAACGTGATCCCCGACCAAGCCAGCGCCAAGGCCGACGTGCGGGCGGCGGTACCGGAAGAGTTCGACCGCATCGAAAAAGACCTGGCCCGCGTGTCGCAAGACAAACTGATCGCCGACACCGAAGTCACCACCAGCCTCAAGCGCGGCCTGCCGCCGATGCCGCAAACGGCGGAATCGGATCGTTTGATGGCCATGGCCCAAGGCATCTATGGCGAACTGGGGCGCAAACTCACTGAAGAGGGCAGCGGCGGCGCGGCGGATGCCAGCCTCTCAGCCGGCGTCGGCACACCGACGCTGGATGGCTTTGGTATTGTCGGTGGCAACATTCATACGCCTGAGGAATACGCGGAAGTTGAGAGCGTGGTGCCGAGGATTTATCTGTTGTCGCGGATGATCATGGAGTTGGCGGGGCGGTAA
- the xthA gene encoding exodeoxyribonuclease III translates to MKIVSFNINGLRARPHQLAALIEKHQPDVIGLQETKVHDEQFPLAEVQALGYHVHYHGQKGHYGVALLSRQAPLSLYKGFEGDDEDAQRRFIWGTFADANGVPVTIMNGYFPQGESRDHPTKFPAKERFYSDLQQLLESRFSNDQPVVVMGDVNISPQDCDIGIGPDNMKRWLKTGKCSFLPEEREWMARLKNWGLVDSFRHLNPDVTDRFSWFDYRSRGFEDEPKRGLRIDLILTSHGLLPRVKDAGVDYELRGMEKPSDHAPIWLELS, encoded by the coding sequence ATGAAGATCGTCTCCTTCAACATCAACGGGCTGCGCGCCCGTCCCCATCAGCTGGCGGCGCTGATCGAGAAGCACCAGCCGGACGTGATCGGCCTGCAGGAAACCAAGGTCCACGACGAACAGTTCCCCCTGGCCGAGGTTCAGGCCCTGGGTTACCACGTGCATTACCACGGGCAAAAGGGCCACTACGGTGTCGCCCTGCTCTCCCGTCAGGCACCGTTGAGCCTGTACAAAGGCTTCGAGGGCGACGACGAAGACGCCCAGCGGCGCTTCATCTGGGGCACCTTCGCCGATGCCAACGGCGTGCCGGTGACGATCATGAACGGTTATTTCCCACAAGGTGAAAGCCGCGACCACCCGACCAAATTCCCGGCCAAGGAACGTTTCTACAGCGACTTGCAGCAACTGCTGGAAAGCCGCTTTAGCAACGACCAGCCAGTGGTGGTGATGGGGGATGTGAACATTTCCCCGCAAGACTGCGACATCGGCATCGGCCCGGACAACATGAAGCGCTGGCTGAAAACCGGTAAATGCAGCTTCCTGCCGGAAGAGCGCGAGTGGATGGCCCGCCTGAAAAACTGGGGCCTGGTGGACAGCTTTCGCCACCTGAACCCGGACGTCACCGATCGCTTCAGCTGGTTCGACTACCGCAGTCGCGGTTTCGAGGACGAGCCCAAGCGCGGCCTGCGCATCGACCTGATCCTCACCTCCCATGGCCTGCTGCCACGGGTCAAGGATGCCGGTGTGGACTATGAGCTGCGGGGCATGGAAAAACCTTCGGACCATGCGCCGATCTGGTTGGAATTGAGCTGA
- a CDS encoding DUF6124 family protein produces the protein MFKATPNPPDTDPTSSRQKSHSKKLDEAADRALDFYLKPKPTQAEADPSQLFTVVNGIDTESLLANLSETLASANAMVNDLAFDLEGSRRHVALGIQQLIELGGLLANRALDNVEPR, from the coding sequence ATGTTCAAAGCAACTCCCAACCCGCCGGACACCGATCCGACTTCCTCACGCCAAAAAAGCCATTCCAAAAAACTCGACGAAGCCGCCGACCGCGCCCTCGACTTCTACCTCAAGCCCAAACCCACGCAAGCCGAAGCCGACCCCAGCCAACTGTTCACGGTGGTCAACGGCATCGACACCGAATCCCTGCTCGCCAACCTCAGCGAAACCCTGGCCTCGGCCAATGCCATGGTCAACGACCTGGCCTTCGACCTGGAAGGTTCCAGGCGGCACGTGGCCCTGGGCATCCAGCAGTTGATCGAACTGGGCGGATTATTGGCGAACCGGGCGCTGGATAACGTCGAGCCGCGCTAG